The following DNA comes from Candidatus Bathyarchaeota archaeon.
TCAGGAGGTTATCTATCCGCTTGACTACAGTATTATAAAAAGCGGGGATAGGTTAAAGGAGGCATTAGACAAGGTCATTGTCATACGCGAAGAGTTAGACCGAATGAAAGCCGAAGATTACCATGAACTTTGTAATTGTATGTTTGCTGAAAGTATGGTTTTATGCGCAGAAATGTTCTACAGAGCTTCATTAATGAGAACAGAAAGCAGAGGATTTCATTATCGGGAAGACTATCCAAAATCAGATAATAAGAACTGGCTAAAATGGATAGTCATCAAAAAAGAAGGAGAAGCGATGAAACTTTATACTGAGCCTGTTCCAATAGAAAAATATCCATATAAGCCCCTAGAAGAATAACAACATACTTAAAGTTGGTTTTCTACCGTTTAGCAACGTTTAACAGCATGTCTTAGCCCATGGTTATATAGGTAGACGAAGGTTTCGTAGATGATGGTTGCTGGTGTTGATGATGCTGGACGTGGCTCTGTTATAGGGTCGCTAGTTATTGCTGGAATCCTAATAGACAACGGAGACATGCCCAAACTTGTCCAATTAGGTGTGAAAGACTCGAAGCTTCTTTCGCCGGGCAGAAGGGAAACTCTAGCCGTCGAGATAAAGCGTATAGCCAAAAAACACGTTATTGTAAAGCTTTCCCCGGCGGAAATTGACAAAGTTGTTGAAAGAGGCAGAAAGCTTCATAGGCTTAACTGGTTGGAAGCGCAGGCCATGGCTAAAGTAATAGAGCTTCTCCAACCGGACGTAGCCTACGTGGATGCTTCAGACGTTTTGGAGGAACGCTTTAAACAGCAAATCATGGAGTTTCTGCCCTTTAAGATTGAAATTATTTCAGAGCATAAGGCGGACCGCAAATACCCGGTGGTTTCAGCTGCCTCTATAATAGCCAAGGTGGAACGTGACCGCGAAATAGTTGAGTTGAAAGCTAAATATGGCGATTTTGGATGCGGCTATCCCACAGACCCCAAGACAATCGAGTTTCTACACCGCTGCCTCAAAACCTTTAAAGAGTATCCGGATTTTGTTAGAAAAAGCTGGAAACCGGCTAAAAAGGTAAAAAGCGAAAGCAACTCAAAGCAGGCAAGACTTTTTTAAAGGTTACACAATTCTTCTGGGCTTTTTATTTTTGATATTTCCTTGCTGTCGACACATGGAATATCCTTGTCTAGCTGTGGTTTCTGTCCGTTGGTTACAAGAACGGGATGAGCTTGAACAACCTTGCTCAGGCTTAAAATTTCTTCAACCCTACGGGTTAACTTTGTGTCTTGGCAGTCCGCTACTCCGCCGATTATTTTCACATTTTCCTCCGGAACCGTAACCACAAAGTCAAAGGGTGCCCTCTTGACGGCCACAATATTGCAGCCAGCAAGTTTCTTGAAAATTCTTTGGACGAGTTTGTTCCGCGTGAATATTTGCTTAGCCCTCGTTTTAAAAGGCTTCTGGTGGTTTTTAGGAGCCTCAAAAATGTTGACTGGTTTCGCTATGGGAACCCCTAAAGTGCGGAGCAGATTGTAGGCTGCCGTCACAGAGGCCTTTGCCATGCCTCTCTCGTAACCATAAAGTGTCCTTCTTGAAATTCCTATTTTTTCAGCTATCTCGCCGACGGACAAGCCTAACTCCTGCCTCCGCCTTTTAATGGCTTCACCGTCTATTTCTACATAGTATCCACCCGGCCCAGCTTGAATTAGTGGGTATATGCCCCGTAAAACAATATTTTCAAAGGTTTTAGGCGTCACAGCCAAAACATTGTATCGTGAATAAACAGTGTCATCTTCTAACGGTTTGTCACGAGTTTTCTCGCTTATAAAAAGCGACGTCGCCGAAACATGTTCTGCTATCATCCGCAACTCCAAAGAATCATACAGCGAAATACATCCAATGTCCTGCTGCACTTTCACGAAAACTAGGGATTCCCTTTTTCTGGCAGCTATGTCAAAACAGCTTGGCCTAGAGCAACATCTCTGAGAGACGGTGAAACCGCCATCCTTCAGTATGGCTTCCGCCGCCTTTATTTCCTCCGTCTCCCTATAAGTCATCGGAAATTTCACAAAAATATTCAAAGGCAGCCTTGGATATAAGCATATACATTTAAGGCTTAGTTTCTATATTTTGCCACTATCATGGCGTGGGCCTTGTCGAAGGGTTCTAGGTGAACGATGTCTTCTATCGTGAAGCCCCTAGTTTCCAAAATCTTCAGCTCCCTCTTGTAAACTTCAGACGGCTCCTTTGTCACGTCTATGCTTTGGGCTTTCACAGCCAACATTATCCAGCCGCCGCTCTTGAGATGTATATCAGCGTTGTCCGCTAGAATTTTCGCTTGTTCAGGCTGGGCTATGTCACAGTAAATGTCATCCACTTTGCCGCGAATAAAAAGGGCATATCTCTCTGGGAAACGGGCATCCTCCAGTATGGGCGTCATATTTGGTCGATATGGGCAAACATTGTTGATGAGCTCTCTTAGGGCTCTAGCTGCAAACTCTACACAGTAAACGTGGCCCTTTTCGCCCACTATATCAGAGATATGGCTGGCTGTTGTGCCTGAAGCCGCACCTAAATAAAGCACTTGATGGTCTGGCTTTATGGGAACTGCTTTAACGCCTTTTAGAATGGCGGCTGCCAACTTGCTTCTAAACGGATCCCAGAGACGATATTCAACGCCTTCAAAGCGTACAAGCTTTTCGCCGTAAACTGTTCGGCCGGGTGCAAGATTTCGAGTAGCAAGTCTTTCGGTTCCATCGTCCAAAGCGACAACATATATTTGCGAGAAACTAGGGTGAGGTTTAACCTGCATGTCTCCGCTTCCACCGTTTCTTCTCATGTTTAGGTTTAGGCTTCTCTGGGGCCTTTGGCGGCGGCTCAGCGTACTTTTGGCGAATCTCCTCAACTCGCTTTTCAAGGTCAGCTTTCAACTCTTCTCCAATGTATCTTCCTCCGAAAACGTCTGTCCGAGCGGCTATAGCAAGTTTTCCAGCCAGAGCCCTTGCAATTTTGCCCCTCTGCCACTTTTTCGCCTCATGCAAATATGGATGCTGAAAGATTATCCCATGCTTAGGCGGCTTTGTTCCAGTTTTAAGCGAGCGGAACAGGGCTTTTTCCGCGCCAAGCACTTGAAGTGTGCTGGCCGGCATTTTAGCCAGATTTATCAGGCCACCAGCCAAAGCTATGAGCCGTGCACCTAGAAGCGCTCCCGTCAAAGCTTTTATGTTTGGAGCAACCTCCTCCATGGCGGTGTCGATGTATTTTTCCATAGCCTCTCTTAAATTATATAAGCCTAGCACTGTCCGGCTTAAAGCTTGTACTTGGGCCAGATCCTCTTCTGAAAGGTCTGCGCCCATTGAAGATTTGGCTACATTAGCTATTTGTTCAACTTTCTGCTTTGGCAAACCCTCTTTTTCAAGTTTTTCTATGGTGAAGCCCTCGCGTTTTCCAATGTTTACGACTAGACGGGCGTATGTTTCGTGTTTCTCTAGAAGACGGTCAAGCTCTGGGAAATGGATGCCATACCATTCTCGGACACGACTCATGAAAAGGTTTATAGTCTTATCCAAGTCATCTAATGTTTGAATGGCTTGAGCGATCAGCAAATCCCTTTTTTCAACAGCTCCTTTAACTTTTAGTTTTGCAAGTTCCATAGAGACACTGTGCATCCAACGCTGAAACTCATCATAATCCTTAACGAAGCCTATTTCAATCGCGAAGCCTTCAATGTTTGAACGTAAAAGCTGGCCAGCATCCGAAACTTTTGAAAACTCTGTTGAAACCGCAAATTTCTCCTTAACTTCAGCTGCCAAAGCAGAGTTTTCAAAAACAAAGGCGTCATACCCACCGCTTTTCAAGTGGGTTATCAAATCTGCAATCTCTTTAACAACTTTTCCAGATTCGATCTCCAAGAGGACTTTAGCCGCTTCTTCAGGTTTTTTAGGAAAAACAGAATGGGCTACAAGCTTGTTTTCCTCATTGAAAGCCAAAACTCCGAACAAGGTTGGAATTACCGTTGCTTTCATCACATTCTCCTCAATTTCTTGTGATAGTATCTACTAGGCTTGCATAAATAAAGAATTCTGAACATATTAATATTGCAGACGTAACCTATTTCCTTATCCGGCGGATCTCGAAGACCACAGGGTTTTCAGGGTCTGGACATGCAGTGTAAAGTATATCTCTGTCTTTTATCCATGGAAACTCTGCACCATAGCGCATGGCGTAAACTCTTGGAAACAAAATTAGAAGCGCACCATAACACACGTCACCTTTAACGGATCTCCCGTCAAAGATTATTTTGTCGCCCACTTTGTGCCCAAAAGCACATTTCCCAGTTTGACTTTTTACAGTAACCTCTACAACAGACATTAAACACGCCCCACTTCCTATAGGTGACTAAACGTTTATAGAACTTTCTCGGCTACCCATGAAACTTAAACGAAAGTTTATCTTTTGAAAAAGATAACCATAACAGAAAGTTATGGTGTGGAAAAGCCTTTGAAAAGCGGACGTTTGAGAGTTGAATTGGCGGGTTTAAGCCTTAAAAACCCCATCATGCTGGCTTCTGGAATTTTAGGGTATTCAGCTGAAACTCTTAAAGGCATTGTTGAAGGCGGTGCAGGAGCCGTGGTAACAAAGTCTGTTGGCTTAAAGCCTAGAAGTGGCTACGCGAATCCAACAGTGGTTCAAGTTACATACGGCTTGATAAATGCCATGGGGCTTCCAAACCCCGGGATAGATGAGTTTACACAAGACATTAGGGAAGCCAAAGCTGTCTTAAAAGTCCCCCTAATAGTGAGCGTTTATGGATTCACGGCTGAAGAATATGCGGTTGTAGCTGAAAAAGCGGTGAAAGCCGGAGCAGACGCCATAGAGCTTAACGTTTCATGCCCTCATGTCAGGGAGACCGGTGCAGAAATTGGACAAAATCCCGGAGTTTTAGCTGAAGTTGTGAGAAAAGTTAAGAGCGCTGTGAATAAGCCTGTTATTGCTAAACTTTCACCCAACGTTACGGACATAGCAGAAATAGCTGAAGCCGCTGTTAAAGCCGGGGCGGACGCGATAACTGCCATAAACACGGTTAAGGCTATGGCTATAGACGCTGAAACAGCAAAACCTATGCTTGGAAACAAGAGGGGCGGCTTGTCGGGTCCAGCTATAAAACCCATCGCAGTTCGATGCGTCTACGACATCTATGAAAGAGTGAAAGTTCCCATAATTGGATGCGGCGGCATAACCAGCTGGCGGGACGCTGTGGAGTTCATACTTGCCGGAGCCTCAGCCGTCCAAATTGGAACAGCCATAGCTCTAAAAGGACCAAAAATTTTCAAGTCCATAGCCTCGGGGATAAACGCCTACCTAAAAAGGAAAAGTTTACAGAGCGTGAAAGAAATTGTCGGCTTGGCTCACCGCAATTAACAAGCACAGGATAACCCGCATACTAAACGTGGAAAACGTCAGCCCAACAGTGAAAACCTTTACTTTCATGGATAGATTGTGCGCCAAAGCAAAACCCGGACAATTTTTAATGCTATGGGTTCCTGGAGTGGATGAAATTCCACTAAGCATTTTTGATGCAGACCGTGAAAAGGCGATAGTTTCAGTTGCTGTTAAACGGGTTGGCGAGGCAACTCAAGCGTTGCACAGTATGAAAGTAGGCGGCTGGATAGGGGTGCGTGGACCCTTTGGGAACAGTTTCACGCATAAAAAGGGTGAAACCCTACTGGTTGGAGGCGGTGTCGGCATAGCTCCGCTAACTTTTCTAGCCAAAGAGTTAATTAACCAAAAAACTTCAAAAACTGTGGCGATTGTAGGCGCCAAGACAAAAGAAGAGCTTATTTTCCTAGATAGGTTGAGGGAGCTTTGCGGAGAAGAAAACGTTCTAGCAGCCACTGAGGATGGAAGCTATGGTGTGAAAGGCTTGGCTTCAGATCTTGCGAAGTCGATGATGGAAAGAGAAAAGTTTAATGTGGTTTATGCTTGTGGTCCGGAGCTGATGACGCGGGCAGTTTTAGACCTTGCTGAAAGGTTTGGCGTTTATGCTGAGGCAAGCCTTGAAAGGCTTATACGGTGCGCCATTGGCATTTGCGGAAGCTGTGTCATAGGTAGTTTCCGCGTCTGCAGAGATGGCCCGGTTTTCAACATAAACCAGTTGAAAACTGTTAAAAGCGAATTCGGCGTCTGGAAACGAGACTTCAACGGAAAAAGGACACCAGTTTAAGGCATTAAATATAAAAGGAGCATTAGCTGGGTGCCTATAACACCTCTTCATGCGTCGGCTTTCATTTTCCTATACTTTAAGGATAAACAACGAATAGATCCTTTGGCTCTAGCGGTTTCAACAACCTTCGTAGACCTTGAACCACTCTACTATGCTATTTTAGGCGAACCCTTAGATCATAGAATTTTGCACGGGTTCACCCTCGCCTTAACTCTATACCCAATCCTTGTCACCATCGTAGTCTACATGGTTGAGAGACTTTTCGAGAAAAAGTTATGGGGCATATATACTTGGTTAAGGCTTAAACCGGTTAAAGCACGGTACCCGCTAGGAACCATATACTTGTTAAGTCTTTTCGGCGGTTTCAGCCACATATTTCTAGACATGTTCACACATCCGGAAATGCTTTGGGTGTTATACCCCTTCGCCAATGGAAACCCATTCTACTTGTGGCAAGCATCCATAATTGTAGAAGTTGCAGTAGTAGTGCTTTCTTTATACTCGTTGAGGTGTTGGCTAAAAAACTAGAGAGGGGCATCCGATTTTAACCGTCGCAAAACCCGTAGATTTTTACTGTTTATGGGCTGTGTTAATTTCAAAAAGGTTATATTTTGCTTGGGTTATTTTGTTGTGTTTGCGGGTGTGTTGTGATGAAAGGTGACCGCCAAATTAGAAGCTAATCTTAATACGCTGCTAGGCATGGATTACCGCCCGCTTGAAATTGAAAAAGAAATCCGTGAGTTCTGGGAGAAAAATCGCATACAGGAGAAGCTAACTGAACATCGTGAAAAAAGCAACGTGGGTGTCTTAGGATGGGTTGAGGGCCCGCCAACGTTGAACGGCATACCCCACGTGGGTCACGCTAGAGGCCGTGTAATGAAAGACTTATGGTTCCGATGGAAGACTATGCAGGGCTTCTTCGTGCCTTTCTGGGCGGGCTGGGACTGTCAAGGCTTACCGGTGGAGCTTGAAGTAGAAAAGCTGCTGGGCGTACGCACAAAAAAGGAACTGCTAGAGCGGGTTGGCGAAGAACGCTTCGTAGAAGAATGCAAGAAAACCATTATGCGTTACCATAAAGAGTGGGTGGAAGCCGACCGCAAACTCGGCATGTTTATAGACCAGAAAAAAGCTTACTGGACCTATTTAGACAATTATATAGAGCGAGAATGGCAGTACCTCAAACGCGCCTGGGAGCAAGGCCTCCTAGAAGAAGGCTACTACGTGGTGGCTTATTGTCCCGGCTGCCAGACAAGCCTAAGCAGCGCCGAAGTTGGGTATGAAGGCTCATATGTGGAGGTGGAAGATCCATCTCTATACTTCAAATTTAGAGTAGCCGACAAACCAGACGAGTATTTCCTAGCTTGGACAACGATGCCCTTCACAGTTGTAACGGACTTAATGTTGGCGGTGCATCCTGAAGCTGAATACGCCAAAGTTCAGGTTGACAGCGAGAAATGGATAATGGCGAGGCAGCGCGTTGAACCTGTGATGCAGGAGCTTGGCATAAAAGACTACAGCATAGTCGAAATAGTTCCGGGTAAAAGCCTTGAAGGTGTAAAATATGATTATCCATTTAAGGATTTGATTCCGAAGCAAGCGGAGCTGGATAGGCATCCGCTAGTGCATCGGATTGTCTGCGAAGAATTCGTGGATATAAACACCGCTACTGGCGTTGTGCACCTTTCGCCTGGCAACGGT
Coding sequences within:
- a CDS encoding helix-turn-helix domain-containing protein; this encodes MNIFVKFPMTYRETEEIKAAEAILKDGGFTVSQRCCSRPSCFDIAARKRESLVFVKVQQDIGCISLYDSLELRMIAEHVSATSLFISEKTRDKPLEDDTVYSRYNVLAVTPKTFENIVLRGIYPLIQAGPGGYYVEIDGEAIKRRRQELGLSVGEIAEKIGISRRTLYGYERGMAKASVTAAYNLLRTLGVPIAKPVNIFEAPKNHQKPFKTRAKQIFTRNKLVQRIFKKLAGCNIVAVKRAPFDFVVTVPEENVKIIGGVADCQDTKLTRRVEEILSLSKVVQAHPVLVTNGQKPQLDKDIPCVDSKEISKIKSPEELCNL
- a CDS encoding dihydroorotate dehydrogenase, which produces MKSGRLRVELAGLSLKNPIMLASGILGYSAETLKGIVEGGAGAVVTKSVGLKPRSGYANPTVVQVTYGLINAMGLPNPGIDEFTQDIREAKAVLKVPLIVSVYGFTAEEYAVVAEKAVKAGADAIELNVSCPHVRETGAEIGQNPGVLAEVVRKVKSAVNKPVIAKLSPNVTDIAEIAEAAVKAGADAITAINTVKAMAIDAETAKPMLGNKRGGLSGPAIKPIAVRCVYDIYERVKVPIIGCGGITSWRDAVEFILAGASAVQIGTAIALKGPKIFKSIASGINAYLKRKSLQSVKEIVGLAHRN
- a CDS encoding TIGR04076 family protein; protein product: MSVVEVTVKSQTGKCAFGHKVGDKIIFDGRSVKGDVCYGALLILFPRVYAMRYGAEFPWIKDRDILYTACPDPENPVVFEIRRIRK
- the rnhB gene encoding ribonuclease HII, coding for MVAGVDDAGRGSVIGSLVIAGILIDNGDMPKLVQLGVKDSKLLSPGRRETLAVEIKRIAKKHVIVKLSPAEIDKVVERGRKLHRLNWLEAQAMAKVIELLQPDVAYVDASDVLEERFKQQIMEFLPFKIEIISEHKADRKYPVVSAASIIAKVERDREIVELKAKYGDFGCGYPTDPKTIEFLHRCLKTFKEYPDFVRKSWKPAKKVKSESNSKQARLF
- a CDS encoding C/D box methylation guide ribonucleoprotein complex aNOP56 subunit (functions along with aFIB and aL7a; guides 2'-O-methylation of ribose to specific sites in RNAs); translated protein: MMKATVIPTLFGVLAFNEENKLVAHSVFPKKPEEAAKVLLEIESGKVVKEIADLITHLKSGGYDAFVFENSALAAEVKEKFAVSTEFSKVSDAGQLLRSNIEGFAIEIGFVKDYDEFQRWMHSVSMELAKLKVKGAVEKRDLLIAQAIQTLDDLDKTINLFMSRVREWYGIHFPELDRLLEKHETYARLVVNIGKREGFTIEKLEKEGLPKQKVEQIANVAKSSMGADLSEEDLAQVQALSRTVLGLYNLREAMEKYIDTAMEEVAPNIKALTGALLGARLIALAGGLINLAKMPASTLQVLGAEKALFRSLKTGTKPPKHGIIFQHPYLHEAKKWQRGKIARALAGKLAIAARTDVFGGRYIGEELKADLEKRVEEIRQKYAEPPPKAPEKPKPKHEKKRWKRRHAG
- a CDS encoding fibrillarin-like rRNA/tRNA 2'-O-methyltransferase, with translation MQVKPHPSFSQIYVVALDDGTERLATRNLAPGRTVYGEKLVRFEGVEYRLWDPFRSKLAAAILKGVKAVPIKPDHQVLYLGAASGTTASHISDIVGEKGHVYCVEFAARALRELINNVCPYRPNMTPILEDARFPERYALFIRGKVDDIYCDIAQPEQAKILADNADIHLKSGGWIMLAVKAQSIDVTKEPSEVYKRELKILETRGFTIEDIVHLEPFDKAHAMIVAKYRN
- a CDS encoding dihydroorotate dehydrogenase electron transfer subunit, coding for MSAWLTAINKHRITRILNVENVSPTVKTFTFMDRLCAKAKPGQFLMLWVPGVDEIPLSIFDADREKAIVSVAVKRVGEATQALHSMKVGGWIGVRGPFGNSFTHKKGETLLVGGGVGIAPLTFLAKELINQKTSKTVAIVGAKTKEELIFLDRLRELCGEENVLAATEDGSYGVKGLASDLAKSMMEREKFNVVYACGPELMTRAVLDLAERFGVYAEASLERLIRCAIGICGSCVIGSFRVCRDGPVFNINQLKTVKSEFGVWKRDFNGKRTPV
- a CDS encoding DUF4184 family protein; the encoded protein is MPITPLHASAFIFLYFKDKQRIDPLALAVSTTFVDLEPLYYAILGEPLDHRILHGFTLALTLYPILVTIVVYMVERLFEKKLWGIYTWLRLKPVKARYPLGTIYLLSLFGGFSHIFLDMFTHPEMLWVLYPFANGNPFYLWQASIIVEVAVVVLSLYSLRCWLKN